The Polyangium mundeleinium genome contains the following window.
CGCGGCGCGGCCGAAGGACGTTTCGCTTGTTGTGGTGAATGGGGTGCCGCTTTATGGAGACGCCGTGCTCGCGGCGCTTGGGCCGCAAGCGCCGGGCTGCGAGGCGCTCGATATCTGCGGGGCCGCGAAATTCGCGTGTGTGGCCGAGACGGGCGGCACGACGGCGAACAAGTTCGGGCAGACGTGGGCCGACATTACGCAGATCCTGTCGTCGGAGCTCAAGACGTACGACGATATGAACCTGACGCAGTGGGATTTCGCGCCGCTCGCGCCGCTCGTGAAATGCGAATGATCGCTCAGGCCGTCTTGCGAAAGACGAGCGAGTGATTGTTGGCGGGCATGGGGACGGTCTCCTCGTGCACGAAGCCGGATTGACGTGCGAGGCGCTGGAGGTCGTCGAGGTCGCGCACGCCCCAGGACGGGTCCCTTTCCCGTAACGAGGCGTCGAAGGCCTCGTTGCTCGGCGCCGTGAAGGAGCCCGAGAATCGATAAGGGCCGTACGTGAAGAGCACGCCGCCCGCGGGGAGGATGCGCGCGGCGCCGCGGAAGAGGCCCTCGCACGCGCGGAAGGGGGCGATGTGGATCATGTTGATGCAGACGATGGCGTCGGCGCGAGAGACGGGCCAGGTGTCCTCGGAGGCGTCGAGCCGGAGCGGGCGGAGGAAATTCGGGAGATCGAGCTCAGCGCGGTACGCTTCGATGCTGATGAGCGCGTCGGAGTCGGGGTCGGTCGGCTGGAACGTGACGCTGGGGAGGTGCGCCGCGAAGTGGGCCGTGTGCTGACCCGAGCCACTCGCGATTTCGAGGGCAAAGGCGCCGTCCGGGAGGACACGTCGGAGGATGTCCAGGATGGGATCGCGATTTCTCTCGGCTGCAGGGGCGCGTCGCTTCATGGGGGCCTCCGGGTGGTGTATCCTCGGGCGCGTGGAGCTTAGCAAGATGCGCGCGTGGAAAGCAAAGCGAGGTTTGTGGATCGCGATCCTCGGGGCCTCGACGTTTGGCTGCCAGATCGTGGGCGGGCTGCCCGGCGAGCTTTCGCTCGATGAGGACCCGGGCAGCCTGCCTCCGCGGGATCGGCTGGTGTGGGAGGCGATCGAGCCCGGGCCGGAGATGGTCTACACGATGCCCGATTGGCTCATTTACATCAATAAGACCGACACGCCGCGCACGTCGCAAATTGGTCCGAATGCGCTGCGGATCGGATACCAGAAGAACGAGCCGAGGCCCCGCAACGTGGGGACGGGCTGGGGGCTCGCGCTGGAGACGGAGCGGACGAATTTGAATCCGCGGAGCAGGTGGGGAGGCGCCGGGTGGATCACGCCGGCCCAGGCGATGATGGCCACGCAGGACGCCCCCGATCCCGCAGGCGGAATGGATGGCGTGGCCCTGCTCTCCGCGGGAAAGCAGTCGTCACCCGGGATGATCGTGGACGGTGCGATTGCCTCGGCGTGGATCGCGGGCACGCAGGGAACGGGGCCGTTTGCGTATTTCGCGTACGGCAATGCGTTCGTGACCGTGGGCGACGCGGCATGGAAGCGGTACGAGGTGAGGACCGTCGAGGAGCAGCCCGTCCTTCGATTGACGACGGAGGCGGTTGGGGCGGAGCCTGCCATCGAGCAGCCGACGGCGATGACCGTGTACGCGGCGCAGGTGGAGGTGGGGACATATCCTTCGAGCTTCATTCCGACGACGGGGGCGCCGGCGCTCCGGGAGGCGGATCTCTTGCACGTCGACATGGAAACGCTGGCCCCGTCGGGGTATTTCGACGTGACGATCCGGTATGCGCCGCATTACGCGCAGAGGGAGCAGGTCGTTGATCAAGATCTCGTCGCGCTGGAGGACGACAGCGTCTTTTTTCGGATGAAGGCCGGGGCGATGGGAGGCACGTTGACGCTGCTCAAGGTGGGCTCGCCGGACAGCCTGCGGATCGAGGGGCTCGACTGGTCGCGGGATCAGGAACTCGAAGTGCGGGTGCAGTACCTGCCGAATCGGCGGCTGATTTCGATCAAGGGCGCGACGAAGGGAGATGCGACCGTGTCGAAGCTCGGGCGGGTCGAGCCCGTCGGGAAGGATTCCACCGTGTGGTTGCTCGGAGACAACGACGGTCCGCAGGAGAGCGTGGATCTTCGGTACATCGAGATTCGATAGGAATTGTCCCGCCAAACGGGTCCGTCAGCGCAGGTAGAGCCAGAGCCAGCTCCCCGCGCCGAAAAGGACGCCCGTCCCGAGGAGCACGCCGAATCCGCCGAGAAAGATCCATTGCCCGCGCTTCTTCGACTGCGCGAGCCCCCACGCGAGCGCGAAGAGGTGCGCGAGGACGAACACCACGCCGGAAGGCCAGGCGACGAGGCGGACGACGAGCTGGCCCATCGCCTTGGTGTCGTGCTCAAGCTCGGAGAGGCGCTCGAAATGCAGGTGGATCGTGAGCGGCATCGAGGCGACGGCCCACACGAAGGCGAGGGGGTAGCCAAAGAAATGCCCGACGGCGAGGCGCTCGAGGAAGAGGCGGAGCCGAAATCGAGGCGGGGCAGGCGCGTTCACCGGGCGATGGGGAGTTTTCTGTAGCGCGTGAACAGGGCCGATTGGCGGTTCGTGAGGTCGACCTTCTTGCCGCGAATGACGACGGCGAGCGGGCGCGAGGCGATTTCGAGAGGATCGCCGGACCAGACGACGAGGTTCGCCACCTTGCCCGGGGCGAGCGTACCGTATTTGGCGCCGAGCCCGAGCGCCGCGGCCGGGGCGCTCGTAATGGCAGCGATGGCCGCGGCGTGCGGCAATCCCGCGCGGACGGCGTTGCCGGCGACCTGGCGGAGCTTGCGCGCATTGTGGGTGTCGTTCGTGGTGATGACGACGGGGACGCCAGCGGCGTGGAGGAGCGCGGCATTGTCGTCGCGCATGCCGAGGGTGTCGAAGGTCGTGGGGCCGGGTTCGAGGGGATTGACGATCACCGGGACCTTCGATTCGGCAAGGCGAGGCGCGATCTTCCAGGCCTCGGCGCCGCCCGCGATGACGGGGCGGAGGCCGAACTCCTTGGCGAGCGCGATGGCGGCGAGGATGTCGGAGGCGCGATCGACGTGGAAGACGACCGGGACCCGGCCGGCGAGCGCGTCGCCGACGGCTTCGAGGTCGAGCCGGCTCGCGGCGAAGGGGCGGCTCTGGTTGCGCTCCCAGGCGGCGCGGTTTTTCTGGAACGTACGGGCGTCGTCGAAGACCTCCCGCGCGAGGTGCAAGGCCGCCGCAGGGCCGCCGCGATCGCCGTCGAGGCTGCCGTCGAGGTGGACGTGAAGCGCGAGGGGGCCCGCGGCGAGCGCCGATTCGCGGGTGTCGCCGTCGAGGTCGGCCCAGGTGGATTGTCCGGAAAAGAGGCCGCCGAGCGGGACGACAGCGGCGGAGGTGACGCCCTCGGCGCGCGTGATGCCGACGACGGTGGAGGCGGGATTGTAGCCGTCGGCGGCGCGGAAGGCCGCGCGAATGGGGTCTTTGCCGCCGCGGTCATCGTCGTGCGTGGAGTCTTCGAGCGAGATCTCGACGAGGCCGATGGATGTGAGCGCGTCGACGAAGCCAGGCGTGACAATGGCGCCCTTGGCGTCGATGGTCGTGACGCCGGTCGGGACGGCGAGGCCCTTGCCGATCTTCTGCACGAGGCCTTTTTCCACGAGGATCGTGGCATCTTCGAGGATCTCGCCCGTGCCCGTATGAACACGGCCGCCGACGATCGCCAGGGGCGCGGCGGCGGCAGGCTCGGTGGCCTTCGCCGCCGCGGGGGCCGGGGCTGGCGCGGGGCGGGCGGGCTGCGCGAGGGCCTCCGTCGCCGCGAA
Protein-coding sequences here:
- a CDS encoding DUF938 domain-containing protein; the encoded protein is MKRRAPAAERNRDPILDILRRVLPDGAFALEIASGSGQHTAHFAAHLPSVTFQPTDPDSDALISIEAYRAELDLPNFLRPLRLDASEDTWPVSRADAIVCINMIHIAPFRACEGLFRGAARILPAGGVLFTYGPYRFSGSFTAPSNEAFDASLRERDPSWGVRDLDDLQRLARQSGFVHEETVPMPANNHSLVFRKTA
- a CDS encoding phage head spike fiber domain-containing protein is translated as MELSKMRAWKAKRGLWIAILGASTFGCQIVGGLPGELSLDEDPGSLPPRDRLVWEAIEPGPEMVYTMPDWLIYINKTDTPRTSQIGPNALRIGYQKNEPRPRNVGTGWGLALETERTNLNPRSRWGGAGWITPAQAMMATQDAPDPAGGMDGVALLSAGKQSSPGMIVDGAIASAWIAGTQGTGPFAYFAYGNAFVTVGDAAWKRYEVRTVEEQPVLRLTTEAVGAEPAIEQPTAMTVYAAQVEVGTYPSSFIPTTGAPALREADLLHVDMETLAPSGYFDVTIRYAPHYAQREQVVDQDLVALEDDSVFFRMKAGAMGGTLTLLKVGSPDSLRIEGLDWSRDQELEVRVQYLPNRRLISIKGATKGDATVSKLGRVEPVGKDSTVWLLGDNDGPQESVDLRYIEIR
- a CDS encoding amidohydrolase family protein, yielding MTNPRSLRKTFASSLFVLTTHFAATEALAQPARPAPAPAPAAAKATEPAAAAPLAIVGGRVHTGTGEILEDATILVEKGLVQKIGKGLAVPTGVTTIDAKGAIVTPGFVDALTSIGLVEISLEDSTHDDDRGGKDPIRAAFRAADGYNPASTVVGITRAEGVTSAAVVPLGGLFSGQSTWADLDGDTRESALAAGPLALHVHLDGSLDGDRGGPAAALHLAREVFDDARTFQKNRAAWERNQSRPFAASRLDLEAVGDALAGRVPVVFHVDRASDILAAIALAKEFGLRPVIAGGAEAWKIAPRLAESKVPVIVNPLEPGPTTFDTLGMRDDNAALLHAAGVPVVITTNDTHNARKLRQVAGNAVRAGLPHAAAIAAITSAPAAALGLGAKYGTLAPGKVANLVVWSGDPLEIASRPLAVVIRGKKVDLTNRQSALFTRYRKLPIAR